The Deinococcus yavapaiensis KR-236 DNA window GGCACCATCCTGATCGGTGGGCAGGACACGGCGAGCGTCGATCCCGTGGAATTGCGGCGCGGCATCGGCTACGTCATTCAAAGCATCGGTTTGTTTCCGCACCTCACGATCTTCGAGAACGTGGAGGTCGTGCCGAGCATCACGGGCGTCTCGAAGGCGAAGCGGCGCGAAGGTGCGCGCGAACTGCTGAGTCGAGTCGGCTTGGAGCCCGACACCTTCGGAGGACGCTATCCGCGTGAACTTTCCGGCGGGCAGCAGCAGCGCGTCGGAATCGCGCGGGCGCTCGCCGCCGATCCCGCCGTGCTCTTGATGGACGAGCCGTTCAGCGCCGTCGATCCCCTCACGCGCGACGCGCTGCAAGAGCAGTTCTTGCACCTCAAGCGCACGATCGGCAAGACGATCGTGTTCGTCACGCACGACATCGACGAGGCCGTGAAGCTCGGCGACCGTGTGTGCGTGCTCGGCGAGGGGCGCGTGCAGCAGTACGACACTCCGCAGGTCTTGCTGCACCGACCCGCCAATTCGTTCGTGGCGAGCTTCGTCGGAGAGGACCGCGAGCTCAAGCGGCTCTCGAAGTTGACGGCGCGCGACGTGATGCGCTCGACGAGCGGCTCCTTCGAGCGAACCGTGCCCGCGACGCTCGCCGCGCACCTCGCTCTCAGCAAGTTGCTCGGCGCGGACGGCGAACTCGGCGTGACCGACGAGCACGGTCGGGTCATCGGCTCGTTGCAGCTCACCGACTTCGGACAGCGCGCATGAGCCGCGCCGCGTCGACGCCGTGGTTGATCGCGTCGTGGGCGCTGACTTGGGCCCTCTTCGCTTGGCAGGACTTTTGGCGAACCGCGCTGCACGCTCTCTTTCACGACGTCACGACGCCCGTGTTCGAGCGCGCGACGCTCCTCACGCTCGTTTGGCAGCACCTCGGCCTCTCGCTCGGCGCCTTCGGGCTCGTGGTGCTGATCGGCCTGCCGCTCGCCATCCTCGTGACGCGCGGCGCCGGGCGAGCCTTCTTGCCGCTCGCGTCCAACGTCGTCGCCGTCGGCCAGACGTTTCCGCCGACCGCCGTGCTGTTCCTCGCGCTTCCCATCTTCGGCTTCGGTCCGACGGCGGCCGTGCTCGCGTTGTTCCTCTACGGGTTGCTGCCGGTCGTGCGGGGGACGCTGACCGGCTTGGAAAGCGTGTCGGACAGTGCGCGCGACGCCGCTCGGGGCATGGGCATGAACGGCTTGCAACTCCTGACGAGGCTCGACTTGCCCCTCGCCTTGCCCGCCATGCTCGCCGGACTTCGCGCGTCGCTCGTCTTGCTGATCTCGACCGCGACCATCGCGCCTCTCGTCGGGACAGGGGGTCTGGGCGTGCCGATCATCGCCGGCCTCAGCGTCGGGAACCTCGCGCTCGTCTTGCAAGGCGCGGTTCCCGTGGCGCTTCTCGCCATCCTCACAGACTGGACGGTTCGGGCAGTGGAACGACGCGTCACGCCTTGGCAGCTTTCCGAAGCGCAATGAAACACCCCGCTTCCACGAAGGAAGCGGGGGCTCGGCGCGAGGCGTCGCGGTTTACGCGTCCCCGCCGCCTTCTACGGCGTCACCAAGGTCCACTTCCTCGGCGCTGACCATCTTCTGCGGCTGCACGACCGCCAAGATGGCGACGTCCGCGTCGATGGCGATGCGGCAGCCCTCGGGAAGTTGCAGGTCGCCGGCGCGAATGACGTCGCCGATGCCCAGACTCGTCACGTCCACGACGATTTCGTCGGGAATGCGGCGCGGACCGGGAGCGATGATGGCGAGGTTATGGACGAGCACGTCCAGAATCCCGCCTTGGTCCGTGACGCCGCGAGGCTTGCCGCCGGTATGCACGGGCACGCGCGCTTCGATCTCTTGGCCGTACGTGGCGAGGTAGAAGTCGGCGTGGGCCACGGTACGCTTGCGCTTGTCCATCTGGACGGACTTGACGATGGCGGGCAAGGGCTCTTGGCCTTCGAGCGTCAGTTCGACGAGGCCGTGCGTGCTTTGACTGCGGAACACGACGTCGAAGGCTCGGGCTTCGATCGCGATGGGAACGCTGCGTTCCTTGTTGTACGCGACGGCGGGAATGTAGCCTTGCGGAAGTTTGTCCTTGTGCGAACGGGGAATGGCTTTGAGTTCCATGGGTTCCTCCTTGAGTCGCCCGCAGTCTAGCAACGCGATTTTCAGAATCACGCGCGGGTTGACCGAAGCTTAACTCATCATGAGATCAGCCCAGCATGAGGCCGTGGAGTTCTTCGAGAAGCGCTTCGCCTTCGGAGGTCGTGCGTGCGACGAGCAAGATGGTGTCTTGGCCTGCCAGCGTACCCACGATGTCGTCGCGGCGTAACTTGTCGAGAACGTAGGCGACGCCGTTGGCGTGCCCTTCGGCCGTCTTGACGATGAGCAGGTTCTCGCCTCGGTCGACGTCGGTGACGAAGGTACGAAAGAGACGGCCGAGTTCGTCCATGACGTCCAACTCGGTTTGTACGGAAGCGAGGCTGTAGCGGTGCTTGCTCTTGCCGATGGGAAGGCGGACGAGGCGCAGTTCGTTGATGTCGCGGGACACGGTGGCTTGCGTGACGCGGATGCCTTCGGCGCGCAAACGGTCGACGAGTTCGCTTTGGGTGCTGATGTTCTCGCGGCTGATGATTTCTTGGATGCGCTTTTGTCGTTGTTCTTTGCTGAGCATGTCGGTCCTGTGACGCGGTCGAAAAGACCGCCCACCGAGCGTGGGCGGTTCGCATCGATCCGAATAATTATACACTATTTCGTTGAATATACGCCTCAAGCGCGGCCGTCAAAAGACGCTCGGCGACCGCGCGCTTGCTCATCCTCGGCCACGCCTCGCTTTCGCCGGAAGGGCGCACGAGCGTCACCTCGTTGTCGTCACCGCCGAATCCGCTTCCCTCGCGCGCCGGATAATTCAACAAAATAAAGTCGGCGTTCTTGCGGCGCGCCTTTCCGGCGGCGCGCTCCACGCCCGCGTGCGTTTCCATCGCGAACCCCACGAGCACGCGGCGTTCCTTGCTCGCGCCCATCTCGGCGAGGATGTCGGGATTCGGCACGAGGTGAATGACGGCGTCTCCCTGCGTCTTGGCCTGCTTCTCGTTCGACGGCTCGGCCGCGCGGTAATCGGCGACGGCCGCCGTCGCGACGACGAGATCGGCGGCGCCGAAGACGCTCATCGCCGCGTCACGCATCTGCACGGCGCTTTCGACGTTCATCAGCGTGACGCCGCTCGGAGCGGGCAGCGAGACGGGACCGCTCACCAAGGTGACGAGCGCTCCTCGCGCGACGGCGCGCTCGGCGACGGCGAAGCCCATCTTGCCGCTGGAGGGATTGGAGACGAAACGCACGGGATCGAGATACTCGCGCGTCGGGCCCGCCGTGACGAGCACGTGCCTGCCTGCGAGGTCCTTCGGCGTCAGGACGTCGCGCGCGGCCCGCGCGACGTCCTCGGGTTCCGCCATGCGGCCGAAGCCTTCCCCTTCCCCGGAGCTTCCCAGCGCGCCGAAGTGCGGTCCTACGAACGCGTGCCCCCACGCGCGCAGCTGAGCGACGTTGCGAATCGTCGCGTCGTGAAACCACATCGTCGGGTTCATGGCGGGCGCCCACAAAATCGGGGCGCGCGTCGAGAGCAAGATCGCCGACGCGAGGTCGTCCGCTCGGCCCGACGCGTGGCGCGACATCAAGTCGGCGCCCGCCGAGACGACCACGACGACGTCCGCTTTCGCGAGTCGAAGGTGCTGCGCGTCGGGCCGAGCCTCGAACCAAGTCTCGTCCGTCGCGATTTCATGATCGGCCGCCGTCGCGAGCGACAGGGGCGTGACGAACGCGAGGGCCGCGCGCGTGGCGACGACCCTCGTCTCGAAGCCCGCTTCTCTCAAGCGGCGCAGCACCATCGGCGCCTTCACGGCCGCCATGGAACCGGACACGATGACCGTCGCGCGAGGAGCCGCCTCGGAAGGCACGGTCTCCCCTGCCACGTCAATCCCGGTCGCGGTCGCGCTCGGCGTTGAGTTGCGCTTGCAGTTGCGCTTGACGCGCGCGCTGGTAATCCGTCGTCATGCGGTCCTCGTCGATGAGGCCTTCCCCGACGACGAGCTTGCCCGTCGCGAGTTCACGCATCGCCTGCGTGACGAGATTGCGCGTCCTGGCCCGCTGTTCCGGAGCCAGCACGCTTTGCGCGCCCGAGCGCAGTTGCAAGGCGCGTTTGGCCGTGACGACCGAGAGGCGGTACTTGCTGTCCGTCATGCCGAGCAATTTGTCGATGTCTTTTTCTGCCATGTCGCACCTTCCGATCAGCGAGCGCGCCAGCGAGCTTGGCGCGCTTCGTAACACGTCATGATACAGGCCGCGCGTGAGACGCTCAAGCGTGCGCCTCGAGGTTCTCGGGCCTCGGATTCAGCGAGCGGCTGGCCAGCCACAGCAGCGCGACGGCGAACACGGGCTGCAACAGCACCAGGGCCGCGTTGACGCGTACGAAGCAGCCCGTCTCGGCGGCGCACACCTCGAACGGCAGTTGCGCGAAGTGAAACGTCATCCAACCGAGCGATTCGACCGTGCTCGCCGCGTCGAGCAGCAGCCAAAACGCCCACCACAGCAGCACGAACGCCAAGAACGCGCTGAGCAGCGACCAGCGCGAACTGCGGCCGATCGCGGACGCCGCGAGGCCGATGGCAGGCGGAACGAGCAAAGCGCACGCGAGCGTGACGCCCAGCAGCAGCAGCGTGCGCGGCGCCAGGCTCACCTCGCCGAGCGGCACGACGCCCGACAGGAAGTACGCGGCCGAACCGAGCAGCAAGAACGTCAGCGCGACGAGTTCCACGAGCAGCCAAGCGTACTTCACGAGCACGAGCGTCGCGCCGCGCGCCCGAGTCGGCGTGCGCGCCGGAAAGACGCCGAGGCCGCCAAACACCCAGTACAGTGCGAGCGACCCCGCGACGAGCGACGCGACGAGCGCTTGCAAGTTCGGCGCGCGCACTTGCCACGCGATGAACGCGTCGAGAAGCGCCACGACGAACGCCGCCGTGCCGAGGCTGCCGATTCGCTGTCTCGCCTCCGACCGAAAAGCCGCCCGAAACGTTCGCATGCCACGTCCTCCAAGTTCTTACGGTAGCGAGGCGTCCGATGTGTTCGCTCACCTTTTCCTTGAGCGG harbors:
- a CDS encoding ABC transporter ATP-binding protein — its product is MIELRNVTKRYGTSPPVLENIDLHVAQGELVILIGPSGCGKSTLLRLVNRLIEPTSGTILIGGQDTASVDPVELRRGIGYVIQSIGLFPHLTIFENVEVVPSITGVSKAKRREGARELLSRVGLEPDTFGGRYPRELSGGQQQRVGIARALAADPAVLLMDEPFSAVDPLTRDALQEQFLHLKRTIGKTIVFVTHDIDEAVKLGDRVCVLGEGRVQQYDTPQVLLHRPANSFVASFVGEDRELKRLSKLTARDVMRSTSGSFERTVPATLAAHLALSKLLGADGELGVTDEHGRVIGSLQLTDFGQRA
- the argR gene encoding arginine repressor produces the protein MLSKEQRQKRIQEIISRENISTQSELVDRLRAEGIRVTQATVSRDINELRLVRLPIGKSKHRYSLASVQTELDVMDELGRLFRTFVTDVDRGENLLIVKTAEGHANGVAYVLDKLRRDDIVGTLAGQDTILLVARTTSEGEALLEELHGLMLG
- a CDS encoding 50S ribosomal protein L25, with the protein product MELKAIPRSHKDKLPQGYIPAVAYNKERSVPIAIEARAFDVVFRSQSTHGLVELTLEGQEPLPAIVKSVQMDKRKRTVAHADFYLATYGQEIEARVPVHTGGKPRGVTDQGGILDVLVHNLAIIAPGPRRIPDEIVVDVTSLGIGDVIRAGDLQLPEGCRIAIDADVAILAVVQPQKMVSAEEVDLGDAVEGGGDA
- the coaBC gene encoding bifunctional phosphopantothenoylcysteine decarboxylase/phosphopantothenate--cysteine ligase CoaBC, which encodes MAAVKAPMVLRRLREAGFETRVVATRAALAFVTPLSLATAADHEIATDETWFEARPDAQHLRLAKADVVVVVSAGADLMSRHASGRADDLASAILLSTRAPILWAPAMNPTMWFHDATIRNVAQLRAWGHAFVGPHFGALGSSGEGEGFGRMAEPEDVARAARDVLTPKDLAGRHVLVTAGPTREYLDPVRFVSNPSSGKMGFAVAERAVARGALVTLVSGPVSLPAPSGVTLMNVESAVQMRDAAMSVFGAADLVVATAAVADYRAAEPSNEKQAKTQGDAVIHLVPNPDILAEMGASKERRVLVGFAMETHAGVERAAGKARRKNADFILLNYPAREGSGFGGDDNEVTLVRPSGESEAWPRMSKRAVAERLLTAALEAYIQRNSV
- the rpoZ gene encoding DNA-directed RNA polymerase subunit omega, which codes for MAEKDIDKLLGMTDSKYRLSVVTAKRALQLRSGAQSVLAPEQRARTRNLVTQAMRELATGKLVVGEGLIDEDRMTTDYQRARQAQLQAQLNAERDRDRD
- a CDS encoding ABC transporter permease; the protein is MSRAASTPWLIASWALTWALFAWQDFWRTALHALFHDVTTPVFERATLLTLVWQHLGLSLGAFGLVVLIGLPLAILVTRGAGRAFLPLASNVVAVGQTFPPTAVLFLALPIFGFGPTAAVLALFLYGLLPVVRGTLTGLESVSDSARDAARGMGMNGLQLLTRLDLPLALPAMLAGLRASLVLLISTATIAPLVGTGGLGVPIIAGLSVGNLALVLQGAVPVALLAILTDWTVRAVERRVTPWQLSEAQ